The Armatimonadota bacterium DNA segment GGTGAGGCGGTGGGTCTGGTGGGCGAGAGCGGCTGTGGCAAGAGCACGCTGGCGAGAGCGCTGCTGCGTCTGATTCCGCTCACCGAGGGCGAGGTGTGGTTTGACGGCAAGCCTTTGCATCAGATGTCGGAGGGGCAGCTGCGTCCCCTGCGCAAGCAGATGCAGATGGTATTTCAGGACCCGATGGCTTCGCTGAATCCGCGCATGCGCATCGGACACATCCTCGCCGAGCCGCTGGAGGTGCACGGGCTGGCGCACGGCAGGCAGGCATGGCAACAGGCAGGGCGACTGTTAGAGCGCGTGGGGTTGCCTGCAGAATATCTGCATCGCTACCCACATGAGTTCTCCGGAGGTCAGCGCCAGCGCATCTGCATTGCCCGTGCCATCGCCACGCAGCCCCGCCTGCTGGTGGCAGACGAACCTACTTCGGCGCTGGACCTCTCCATCCGCGCACAGATACATGCCCTGCTGCGCGACCTGCAGCAAGAGATGCACATGGCTATCCTGTTCGTCACGCACGACCTGCACGCGGTGCGGCAGGTATGCTCGCGGGCGATGGTGATGTATCTGGGCAAAATCGTGGAGAGCGCGCCGGTGGACAGGCTGTTCACCACCCCTGCCCACCCGTATACCCGTGCGCTGCTGGATGCGGTGCTGGAGCCGAAGCCCTCGCTGGCTCGCCGTCCGAGAAACCTGCCCACCGGCGATGTGCCCACTGCTGTCCGAGTGCCCACCGGTTGCCGATTTCACACACGCTGTCCGTATGCGCAGCCACACTGCCGAGAAGAGGAACCGGAACTGCGGGCAGTGGGCGCAGGGCACGAGGTGGCATGTCACTATCCGGCAGAGCCGTTTCGTGTCCTTTGAAAGGTGTGCCTGCATTTGGAGGGCAAGAGTCATGCTGGACAGACTACCAGATCACCCATCCAGCGGCTCGATCAGGCTATCCCATGGGGAGCCTCGGCGGATATCGATAAGCCTCTGCAGCAGCAGGCGAGTGCAGCGCACGTCTTCCAGCGCATAGATGCCCAGCGTGGTCAATGCTTCGGAGTGATAGAGGTACTTCCACTGATTCCACAGGCGCACTGCATCCTCACCACGCATTCTCTGCACACTCGGGTGCCGGGGCACACGCAGATGCCGGATGAGCGTTTTCAATTGGAGGTTCGGCGTTCGCAACAACCCCATGTCGCGCAGGGGCATGGCGACATGGATGTAAATGTCTAGATGTTGCCATGCTCGGAAACGCGGACGCACCTGTGGCAGATGGTGGGCAATAAAGGGCAGGTCAAACTGCTCGCCGTTGTAGGTAGCAATACGGGACAGAAACTCCGCGTGTTCGGCGAACAGCTCCAGCGGGCAGACGGTGATACTGTCGTAACCGTATTCCTGCGCCCTCTTCTCGAGAGAACGCAATGTTTCTGCGGCGCCATGCAGGTCGTTCACATAGAGCCTCGCCCTGCTCTCGGCGTTCTCCTCCTGATAGAGCGCGATCAGGGTCAACTCGCTGTACGCCGGGTGGATGCCGGTAGTTTCGATATCGAGAAACACCGCGTCCAGGTAGTCCTCGACCCGCTGTGTCACGGACCTCTCCTTCTGGGACAGAGTGGACAGAGATATACTATCACAAAACTTCGATGAGGAGAAGGGACAGCACCGGAGGGCGTGCCTTTTTCAGTTTTTTCGTCAAAAATATCCAGAAACGCCCCTAAAACCCCTTGTTTTGCCCCGCATTTATGGTATACTACCATTGTTCGGTGTTCGTTGCACGCAACGGTTCGGTTCCGGGGTCCGTATACCTCATGGGAGGAGACCGCGTTCGAGCCTGCCGGCAGCACCGTAACAGAAATCCGGGAGGCTGGACGCTTCCCAACATGAGGTCAAGAAAATGCCAGAAACCACTTCGTTGTTCGTAGGAAACCTTTCCTACGCCACCACCGCAGAGCAGCTGCGTGAGCTGTTTTCCCCGTGGGGTCCCGTCGAGGATGCCCGTGTCGTCGAAGGACGCGGCTTCGGCTTCGTGGACATTCCCAGCGAGAACATGCAGGCGGCGATCGACGCCACCAATGGTCAGGTGTTCATGGGCAGAACCATCACCGTGAACCAGGCTCGTCCTCGCACCGAGCGACGCGAGGGTGGCTTCCGCAGCGACCGCGGCGGCTACGGCTCCGGGCGACGCGATAGACGCTGGTAAGCCCGAACCACAGCAAACGTGCAACGGCACGCCGAATGGCGTGCCGTTTGTGCTTTTTATCCTACCGCAAGGTGACTATCGTCACCCCATCTCCGCCCTCAGCAGGCTCTGCACTACGATAGGAAGCCACCAGAGGGTGTGTTTTCAGATACTCCCGCACCGCCTGCCTTAATGCACCCGTGCCCTTACCATGAATCACGCGCACCTGCTCTAATCCTGCCGCATACGCCTCGTCCAGATAACGGTCCAGATTGGCGAGAGCCTCTTCTACCCTCTGCATCCGCAGCATGATTTCCGGCGAAATGTGTGTGGTGCGCGAGAGGTTCACCGGGAGAGACACCGCCGGAGCGTCAGAGGTCGGTTTCTGCTCCACACGTTGCAGCGTCTCACGCGGAACCGTCACGCGGATGGCTCCTGCCTGTACCGTTGCTTCTTTCTCCGCCAGCTGCAACACCGTGCCGGTGACGTTGAGCGTGGTGACGCGAACGGTGTCGCCTTCGCGTATCTCGGCGGGAACGTGGGCTGGAGCGGGAGGAGCGAGCAGACGTTTCATCTGCTCCGCCGCTTGACGCACCTGCTGACGCGCCTCTTGTGCCTGCCGGTTCTCGCGCGGCTGTTCGCGCAGGCGACGGTAAGCCTCTTCCGCCTGCTGGAGTATCTGCTGAAAACGCTCCTGTACCTCCTGCGCTACCTGCTCGCGCAGTCGCTGGCGCTCTTCTTCCAGTTTTTCCAACCGTTGCTGGAGCTGCTTGCGCAGGTTCTCCACCTCCCGACGCTCCCTGTCGGTGGCGAGCCGGTCCTGCTCGAGGGCACGCTGTTCCTCTTCCAGTCGACGCATGATGCTGGCCGCCTCTGTTTCGCGCCCGGCAAGACGCGCCTGTGCGGTCTCTATCACCGACTGAGGCAGCCCGAGCCTTTGTGCAATCACTATCGCGTGGCTGGAGCCGGGCGTGCCGATGCGCAGATGGTATGTCGGGCGCAGGGTCTGAACATCGAACTCCACCGAGGCGTTCTGCACCCCCTCTCGGGCATAGGCGTAACTCTTCAGCTCGCCATAGTGCGTCGTTGCCATCACACGCGAGCGACGCGCTAGCAGGTAGTCTAATATCGCCTGTGCCAGAGCAGCGCCTTCGGCGGGGTCGGTGCCTGCACCCAGCTCGTCCAGCAGCACCAGCGTCCGCTCATCACACTGCGGAAGCATCTGTGCGATGTGAGTCATGTGCCCCGAAAAGGTGGACAGGGATTGCTCGATGCTCTGCTCATCGCCGATGTCGGCAAAGACCTTTTCGAACACTGCCATCTCGCTACCCGTGTCGGCAGGCACATGCAACCCTGATTGCATCATCAACGTGAGCAAACCGACCGTTTTGAGGGTGACCGTCTTTCCGCCCGTGTTGGGTCCCGTGATGAGCAGGATACGGAAGCGGTTGCCCAGCTCCACATCGATGGGCACTACAGGTGGCTGGAGCAAGGGGTGGCGCGCCTTTCGCAGGCGGATTCTGCCCTGCGTGTGGAGTACCGGTTCCACCGCATCCCATTCCGCACTCAGGCGAGCACGCGCGTTGATAAAATCCAGCTCCGCGAGCGCATCACTGGTCAGCAAGAGCGTATCGCACTGCTTGCCGACCAGCGCACTCAACTCCCCCAGGATGCGTTCCACCTCGTTCTGTTCGGCAATCTGTGCCTCGCGGATCT contains these protein-coding regions:
- a CDS encoding ABC transporter ATP-binding protein; translation: MQSLVEVSGLKVHFPLGRAEVVRAVDGVNLTLTPGEAVGLVGESGCGKSTLARALLRLIPLTEGEVWFDGKPLHQMSEGQLRPLRKQMQMVFQDPMASLNPRMRIGHILAEPLEVHGLAHGRQAWQQAGRLLERVGLPAEYLHRYPHEFSGGQRQRICIARAIATQPRLLVADEPTSALDLSIRAQIHALLRDLQQEMHMAILFVTHDLHAVRQVCSRAMVMYLGKIVESAPVDRLFTTPAHPYTRALLDAVLEPKPSLARRPRNLPTGDVPTAVRVPTGCRFHTRCPYAQPHCREEEPELRAVGAGHEVACHYPAEPFRVL
- a CDS encoding endonuclease MutS2, whose amino-acid sequence is MNAHTLKVLDYKAIRRKLAAHCTTPMGAERAHRMSPLTDEEVIRLRLQQTSEARRLIDLAEEMSLRGAQDVRSAVSLARAGGVLPAEALLSIADTLESARRLRTFLLAREEKCPSLCVLARQLEPLPDVVSEIRRCLREDATVADSASPELARIRQRLRQLHSRITERLQATLNSSRIRNMLQEPVITMRGDRYCLPVKAEYRAQFGGIVHDVSASGATLFMEPQEVVDLGNQIREAQIAEQNEVERILGELSALVGKQCDTLLLTSDALAELDFINARARLSAEWDAVEPVLHTQGRIRLRKARHPLLQPPVVPIDVELGNRFRILLITGPNTGGKTVTLKTVGLLTLMMQSGLHVPADTGSEMAVFEKVFADIGDEQSIEQSLSTFSGHMTHIAQMLPQCDERTLVLLDELGAGTDPAEGAALAQAILDYLLARRSRVMATTHYGELKSYAYAREGVQNASVEFDVQTLRPTYHLRIGTPGSSHAIVIAQRLGLPQSVIETAQARLAGRETEAASIMRRLEEEQRALEQDRLATDRERREVENLRKQLQQRLEKLEEERQRLREQVAQEVQERFQQILQQAEEAYRRLREQPRENRQAQEARQQVRQAAEQMKRLLAPPAPAHVPAEIREGDTVRVTTLNVTGTVLQLAEKEATVQAGAIRVTVPRETLQRVEQKPTSDAPAVSLPVNLSRTTHISPEIMLRMQRVEEALANLDRYLDEAYAAGLEQVRVIHGKGTGALRQAVREYLKTHPLVASYRSAEPAEGGDGVTIVTLR